A genomic segment from Streptomyces sp. NBC_00237 encodes:
- a CDS encoding SAM-dependent methyltransferase has protein sequence MDRVKNPSADATAAAAAATTAAALDAFRALLAPEGQALLAELRDYDPAQALALATRLRRDHSPELVSAALAQARLRQRAAAKFGTEDAQRMYFTPNGVEQSTRKSVADYRAARFRPIVNEQHAAEQHPASPATAPTPATTPDTTTARKAPHVIDLCGGIGGDALAMARAGLHVTAVDLDPAACLAAHTNAQALLPDPAVLDVVQADVLTYDLTGADALFLDPARRSGARGRIFDPEAYSPPLSFSVAAVRKVGAGAVKIAPGIPHELVPDDFEAEWISDGGDVKEAVLWHAPPGSPHLTRGGRRATLLPSGASLLGRGLPDPDVRPVGRYLYEPDGAVIRAHLVAEVAEDLDGGLIDETIAYITADELRPTPYATPYEITDQLPFSVKKLKAVLREREVGVLTVKKRGSAVEPEELRKKMKLSGKNSATVFLTRVAGAPTMLIGHPARG, from the coding sequence ATGGACCGGGTGAAGAACCCCTCCGCCGACGCCACCGCCGCAGCCGCAGCCGCCACCACCGCCGCAGCCCTCGACGCCTTCCGCGCCCTCCTCGCCCCCGAGGGCCAGGCCCTCCTCGCCGAGCTGCGCGACTACGACCCCGCCCAGGCCCTGGCACTCGCGACCCGGCTGCGCCGCGATCACTCCCCCGAGCTGGTGTCGGCGGCCCTCGCCCAGGCCCGGCTGCGGCAGCGGGCGGCGGCGAAGTTCGGCACCGAGGACGCACAGCGGATGTACTTCACGCCCAACGGCGTCGAGCAGTCGACCCGCAAGTCCGTCGCCGACTACCGGGCGGCCCGCTTCCGCCCGATCGTCAACGAACAGCACGCGGCCGAACAGCACCCGGCCTCCCCCGCCACGGCCCCCACCCCCGCCACCACCCCCGACACCACCACCGCCCGCAAGGCCCCCCACGTCATCGACCTCTGCGGCGGCATCGGCGGCGACGCCCTCGCCATGGCCCGCGCGGGCCTGCACGTCACCGCCGTCGACCTCGACCCCGCCGCCTGCCTGGCCGCCCACACCAACGCCCAGGCCCTCCTCCCCGATCCCGCCGTGCTCGACGTCGTACAGGCGGACGTCCTGACGTACGACCTGACCGGCGCGGACGCCCTGTTCCTCGACCCGGCACGGCGGTCTGGAGCACGCGGCCGGATCTTCGACCCCGAGGCGTACTCCCCGCCCCTCTCCTTCTCCGTCGCAGCCGTACGGAAGGTCGGCGCGGGGGCCGTCAAGATCGCCCCCGGCATCCCCCACGAGCTCGTCCCGGACGACTTCGAGGCCGAGTGGATCTCCGACGGCGGCGACGTCAAGGAAGCCGTCCTCTGGCACGCCCCGCCCGGCAGCCCGCACCTCACCCGGGGCGGCCGCCGCGCCACCCTCCTGCCCTCCGGCGCCAGCCTCCTCGGCCGCGGCCTGCCCGACCCCGACGTCCGCCCGGTCGGCCGCTACCTCTACGAGCCCGACGGCGCCGTGATCCGCGCCCACCTCGTCGCCGAGGTCGCCGAGGACCTCGACGGCGGCCTGATCGACGAGACGATCGCCTACATCACGGCCGACGAACTGCGCCCCACCCCCTACGCGACCCCGTACGAAATCACCGACCAACTGCCCTTCAGCGTCAAGAAGTTGAAAGCGGTCCTCCGGGAGCGCGAGGTCGGCGTCCTCACCGTCAAGAAGCGCGGCTCCGCCGTCGAGCCCGAAGAGCTCCGCAAGAAGATGAAGCTCTCCGGCAAGAACTCCGCGACCGTCTTCCTCACCCGCGTCGCCGGCGCTCCGACCATGCTGATCGGCCACCCCGCCCGGGGGTGA
- the tsaB gene encoding tRNA (adenosine(37)-N6)-threonylcarbamoyltransferase complex dimerization subunit type 1 TsaB encodes MLLLAVDTATPAVTVALHDGDSVVAETTRVDARRHGELLLPLIDETLREAGLKLDAVTGLVVGVGPGPYTGLRVGLATAETFAFALDVPVHGLCTLDALAYRAGTEGGLEGPFAVATDARRKEVYWARYDDARTRTTEPAVDRPAEIAESLAGLPVVGAGALLYPEAFPDAHGPEHVSAAALASLAAEKLAAGGEGFLPPLPLYLRRPDAQVPKNYKVVTPK; translated from the coding sequence GTGCTCCTGCTCGCCGTTGATACCGCCACCCCCGCCGTCACCGTCGCCCTCCACGACGGCGACTCCGTCGTCGCCGAGACCACCCGGGTCGACGCCCGAAGGCACGGGGAACTGCTGCTGCCCCTGATCGACGAGACCCTCCGCGAGGCCGGGCTCAAGCTGGACGCCGTGACCGGACTGGTCGTGGGCGTCGGCCCGGGTCCGTACACCGGGCTGAGGGTCGGCCTCGCGACCGCCGAGACCTTCGCCTTCGCACTCGACGTACCGGTGCACGGCCTGTGCACGCTGGACGCGCTCGCGTACAGGGCGGGCACGGAAGGCGGCCTGGAAGGGCCCTTCGCGGTGGCGACGGACGCCCGCCGCAAGGAGGTCTACTGGGCCCGGTACGACGACGCGCGCACCCGCACCACCGAGCCCGCCGTGGACCGCCCCGCCGAGATCGCCGAGTCCCTCGCGGGCCTGCCGGTGGTCGGCGCGGGCGCGCTGCTCTACCCCGAGGCGTTCCCCGACGCCCACGGCCCCGAGCACGTGTCGGCCGCCGCGCTCGCCTCGCTGGCCGCCGAGAAGCTGGCTGCCGGGGGCGAGGGCTTCCTGCCGCCGCTTCCCCTCTACCTGCGCCGCCCCGACGCGCAGGTGCCGAAGAACTACAAGGTGGTCACCCCCAAGTGA
- a CDS encoding polysaccharide deacetylase family protein — protein sequence MGGGPSTAPDRSASHPTAPGNPAPAAPLTDTRGVPAKAYTRWGLPKPLAPVPERPDRTPVLKPSGPPVVLDRVKTNDKVVFLTYDDGAEKDPQFVKMVAELKLPVSMFLTDSVAGSDYDHFKKLRDAGGGTIQNHTTGHANLRTLSYEGQRRQICGQQDRLEAHFGTRPTLFRPPYGNYNSDTVRAAGSCGVKALVLWRESMQIHNMRYAEGDRLKPGDIVLAHFRGPDELKGSTITEMTTRMLRRIQDQGFTVARLEDYL from the coding sequence GTGGGGGGAGGGCCCTCGACAGCGCCGGACCGGTCGGCGTCCCACCCCACCGCCCCCGGCAACCCCGCCCCCGCCGCCCCCCTGACCGACACCAGGGGCGTACCGGCCAAGGCGTACACCCGCTGGGGCCTGCCGAAGCCCCTCGCGCCGGTGCCCGAGCGCCCGGACCGCACCCCCGTGCTCAAGCCCTCCGGACCGCCCGTCGTGCTCGACCGGGTGAAGACGAACGACAAGGTCGTCTTCCTCACCTACGACGACGGGGCCGAGAAGGACCCGCAGTTCGTGAAGATGGTCGCGGAGCTGAAGCTGCCGGTCAGCATGTTCCTCACGGACAGCGTCGCCGGGAGCGACTACGACCACTTCAAGAAGCTCCGCGACGCGGGCGGCGGCACGATCCAGAACCACACCACGGGCCACGCCAACCTCCGCACCCTCTCCTACGAGGGCCAGCGCCGGCAGATCTGCGGCCAGCAGGACCGCCTGGAAGCCCACTTCGGCACCCGCCCCACCCTCTTCCGCCCGCCGTACGGCAACTACAACAGCGACACCGTGCGCGCGGCGGGCAGCTGCGGGGTGAAGGCCCTCGTCCTGTGGCGGGAGTCCATGCAGATCCACAACATGCGGTACGCGGAGGGCGACCGCCTCAAGCCCGGCGACATCGTCCTCGCCCACTTCCGAGGACCGGACGAGCTCAAGGGTTCGACGATCACCGAAATGACGACCCGCATGCTGCGCCGCATACAGGACCAGGGCTTCACGGTGGCCCGCCTGGAGGACTACCTCTAG
- a CDS encoding amidohydrolase family protein: MTRVDVHAHYFPELYLDMLDEFRGSPDGTAGTRGGGGGSTPEEIEGRLASMDAAGIDVQLLSSPPQVPYFDDASQALGASRVANAAYSDLIRAHPTRFRALASLPLPNVLAAVDELGRSMDELGFLGASVTTTVLGRPLTDPEFVPLFDALDRRGAVLLVHPAGESGGSPLLHGAGLDWIVGHAVEESAALLQLFQAGITVRYPRIKIITVHMCGVLPFLAQRLDAKAGWYLPEGTPPVSELLRTVWHDTANPSAGALRLAQEVYGTDRLVLGTDFPFETGDGFQRHVTYLTESGLPEDDIRAIRDENAAKLLGL; encoded by the coding sequence ATGACCAGGGTCGACGTACACGCGCACTACTTTCCCGAGCTCTACCTCGACATGCTGGACGAGTTCCGAGGCTCGCCCGACGGGACCGCCGGGACGCGCGGCGGCGGAGGCGGCAGCACGCCGGAGGAGATCGAGGGGCGGCTCGCCTCGATGGACGCCGCCGGGATCGACGTACAACTGCTGTCGTCACCCCCGCAGGTGCCGTACTTCGACGACGCGAGCCAGGCGCTCGGTGCGTCGCGGGTCGCCAACGCCGCGTACAGCGACCTGATCCGCGCCCACCCCACCCGCTTCCGGGCGCTCGCCTCGCTGCCGCTGCCCAACGTCCTCGCGGCGGTCGACGAACTCGGCCGCAGCATGGACGAGTTGGGGTTCCTGGGAGCCTCCGTGACCACGACGGTCCTCGGTCGGCCGCTCACCGACCCGGAGTTCGTGCCGCTCTTCGACGCACTCGACCGGCGCGGTGCCGTACTGCTCGTCCACCCGGCGGGCGAGTCCGGCGGTTCGCCGCTGCTGCACGGCGCGGGCCTGGACTGGATCGTCGGGCACGCCGTCGAGGAGTCGGCCGCGCTGCTCCAGCTCTTCCAGGCCGGGATCACCGTCCGGTACCCCCGTATCAAGATCATTACGGTGCACATGTGCGGCGTGCTGCCCTTCCTCGCGCAGCGGCTGGACGCGAAGGCGGGCTGGTACCTGCCGGAGGGCACTCCTCCGGTCTCGGAGCTGCTGCGCACGGTGTGGCACGACACCGCCAACCCGAGCGCGGGCGCGCTGCGGCTCGCCCAGGAGGTGTACGGGACGGACCGGCTCGTGCTCGGCACGGACTTCCCGTTCGAGACCGGCGACGGCTTCCAGCGGCACGTCACGTACCTAACCGAATCCGGACTTCCGGAGGACGACATCCGCGCCATCCGGGACGAGAACGCGGCGAAGCTTCTCGGGCTCTGA
- a CDS encoding alpha/beta fold hydrolase: protein MARTATRTAAEAAEAGAPGTWRRAGLAGAAIGVIAAGAAAGVAVERLTVGRGLRKKARLALDAAGPYGALRGTPGTARADDGTELYFEVDDPQGEGPGASGASSGSAAPGTPTIGSQQTGEGRAGPPRTADGGTAADEGRGGPSRTADGGTAAAAAPRRKLFGRRAAVAPVTVVFSHGYCLNQDSWHFQRAALRGVVRTVHWDQRSHGRSARGSAQADGEQVTIDQLGRDLKAVIDAAAPEGPLVLVGHSMGGMTVMALADQFPELIRERVVGVALVGTSSGRMGEVNFGLPVAGMNAVRRVLPRVLRTLGSQAELVERGRRATADLFAGVVKRYSFGSRDVDPAVARFAERLIEGTPIDVVAEFYPAFQDHDKTAALRHFADLPVLVLAGVKDLVTPSSHSEAIAALLPDAALEIVPDAGHLVMLEHPELVTKRLEELLGRAGTVPPTNVGSHGRTAQQRGR from the coding sequence GTGGCGCGTACGGCGACTCGTACGGCGGCCGAGGCGGCCGAAGCGGGTGCCCCCGGCACCTGGCGCCGGGCGGGACTCGCCGGGGCCGCGATAGGCGTGATCGCCGCGGGAGCGGCGGCCGGGGTGGCCGTCGAGCGGCTGACGGTCGGCCGGGGCCTCCGCAAGAAGGCCCGCCTCGCCCTCGACGCGGCGGGCCCGTACGGCGCGCTGCGCGGCACTCCGGGCACGGCACGCGCCGACGACGGCACGGAACTGTACTTCGAGGTGGACGACCCGCAGGGCGAAGGACCCGGGGCGTCCGGAGCCTCCAGCGGCTCGGCCGCGCCCGGCACCCCCACGATCGGCAGCCAGCAGACGGGCGAGGGGCGCGCCGGTCCTCCCCGTACGGCCGACGGCGGCACGGCGGCCGACGAGGGACGCGGCGGTCCTTCCCGCACGGCCGACGGCGGCACGGCGGCCGCCGCCGCGCCGCGCCGCAAGCTCTTCGGGCGGCGCGCCGCCGTGGCCCCCGTCACCGTCGTCTTCAGCCACGGGTACTGCCTCAACCAGGACTCCTGGCACTTCCAGCGCGCCGCTCTGCGCGGCGTCGTGCGCACCGTGCACTGGGACCAGCGCAGCCACGGCCGTTCCGCGCGCGGCTCGGCGCAGGCCGACGGGGAGCAGGTCACCATCGACCAGCTCGGCCGGGACCTGAAGGCCGTCATCGACGCGGCGGCACCCGAGGGGCCGTTGGTGCTGGTGGGGCACTCGATGGGCGGGATGACGGTGATGGCGCTCGCCGACCAGTTCCCGGAGCTGATCCGCGAGCGGGTGGTCGGCGTGGCCCTCGTCGGTACGTCGTCGGGGCGGATGGGCGAGGTCAACTTCGGACTGCCGGTCGCCGGGATGAACGCGGTGCGCCGCGTCCTGCCGCGCGTGCTGCGCACCCTGGGCTCGCAGGCGGAGCTGGTGGAGCGGGGGCGGCGGGCCACGGCCGACCTGTTCGCGGGGGTCGTCAAGCGGTACTCGTTCGGGTCCAGGGACGTCGACCCGGCGGTGGCCCGGTTCGCGGAACGGCTGATCGAGGGCACGCCCATCGACGTGGTCGCCGAGTTCTACCCGGCCTTCCAGGACCACGACAAGACGGCCGCGCTCCGGCACTTCGCGGACCTGCCGGTGCTGGTGCTGGCGGGCGTGAAGGACCTGGTCACGCCCAGTTCGCACAGCGAGGCCATCGCCGCCCTGCTGCCGGACGCCGCGCTGGAGATCGTCCCCGACGCGGGCCACCTGGTGATGCTGGAGCACCCGGAACTGGTGACGAAGCGGCTGGAGGAGCTGCTGGGTCGGGCGGGGACGGTGCCGCCGACTAACGTGGGCTCCCATGGACGTACCGCACAGCAGCGGGGCCGCTGA
- a CDS encoding L,D-transpeptidase — protein MKRAPLARITAAAGIAAVAITVAPTTAFAAAAPGAVPVASSAAEEPCTAPTGPYQKELERKLKLKVDGKQSAADCVAIRKLQQQLNIDPADGRATAMTHGLLLVREARKNPNAAGQCPVRRYSVTCVDLRRQLLWVQVGRKVTFAPVPIRSGIRGLETRVGWHKVYWRHKNHFSTIYNNAPMPYSQFFSGGQALHGTYGDLFEAGSGGCVNLYVEDAERLWKQLGVGSNLYVWGAKPGTNVRRGIQDNHHLTDDELIVRTFGGENIPITWNLNTPITPTAG, from the coding sequence ATGAAGCGCGCCCCCCTCGCCCGTATAACTGCTGCGGCCGGTATCGCCGCCGTCGCGATCACCGTCGCACCGACGACCGCTTTCGCCGCCGCCGCACCGGGTGCCGTCCCGGTCGCGTCCAGTGCGGCGGAGGAGCCGTGCACCGCGCCCACCGGCCCGTACCAGAAGGAGCTGGAGCGCAAGCTGAAGCTCAAGGTCGACGGCAAGCAGTCGGCCGCGGACTGCGTCGCGATCCGCAAGCTCCAGCAGCAGCTGAACATCGACCCGGCGGACGGCCGGGCCACCGCCATGACCCACGGCCTCCTGCTGGTCCGCGAGGCCCGCAAGAACCCGAACGCGGCGGGCCAGTGCCCGGTCCGCCGCTACTCGGTGACCTGCGTGGACCTCCGCCGTCAGCTCCTGTGGGTGCAGGTCGGCCGGAAGGTGACCTTCGCGCCGGTGCCGATCCGCAGCGGCATCCGGGGTCTGGAGACCCGGGTCGGCTGGCACAAGGTCTACTGGAGGCACAAGAACCACTTCTCCACCATCTACAACAACGCCCCCATGCCGTACAGCCAGTTCTTCAGCGGTGGGCAGGCGCTGCACGGCACCTACGGCGACCTCTTCGAGGCGGGCTCCGGTGGCTGCGTCAACCTGTACGTCGAGGACGCGGAACGGCTCTGGAAGCAGCTGGGTGTCGGCAGCAACCTCTACGTGTGGGGCGCCAAGCCCGGCACGAACGTGCGCCGGGGCATCCAGGACAACCATCACCTCACGGACGACGAACTGATCGTGAGGACCTTCGGCGGCGAGAACATCCCGATCACCTGGAACCTGAACACCCCGATCACGCCGACGGCGGGCTGA
- the rimI gene encoding ribosomal protein S18-alanine N-acetyltransferase, with the protein MRWWDIDPVLELEHELFPEDAWSPGMFWSELASARGPRATRRYVVAEDPATGRLVGYAGLAAAGDLGDVQTIAVARDQWGTGLGARLLADLLKHATAFECAEVLLEVRVDNTRAQKLYERFGFEPIGFRRGYYQPGNVDALVMRRTTTEETEEIQP; encoded by the coding sequence ATGCGCTGGTGGGACATCGATCCCGTACTGGAACTCGAACACGAGCTGTTCCCCGAGGATGCCTGGTCGCCGGGGATGTTCTGGTCCGAGCTGGCGTCCGCGCGCGGCCCCCGCGCCACCCGCCGGTACGTCGTCGCCGAGGACCCGGCCACCGGCCGCCTCGTCGGGTACGCGGGACTGGCCGCCGCCGGTGACCTCGGCGACGTACAGACCATCGCGGTCGCCCGCGACCAGTGGGGCACCGGCCTCGGCGCCCGCCTCCTCGCCGACCTCCTCAAGCACGCGACCGCCTTCGAGTGCGCCGAGGTGCTGCTCGAAGTACGGGTCGACAACACCCGCGCGCAGAAGCTGTACGAACGCTTCGGCTTCGAGCCGATCGGCTTCCGCCGCGGCTACTACCAGCCGGGCAACGTCGACGCCCTCGTGATGCGCCGTACGACGACCGAAGAGACAGAAGAGATCCAGCCATGA
- a CDS encoding polysaccharide deacetylase family protein — MRLVRQKEERGPSVDISGGAGRRRGSIAVAVLVVAAIASGCATPEEETGGQGGSAVGKEGNEGQGRKVDGAAGALLSPAEKLRREQAEAKAAQAARVAAARRWGLVQVPLAAPAPPQVRPTITARRGFEVEGQVSEGLPPVFTTVPVKDRVVFLTIDDGAEKDPELIRMMDELKIPYSSFLSDYLVKEDYGYFKKMQDKGVALHNHTLNHRYLPGLSYKQQKREICGQQSNIEKRYGKRPPLFRPPYGNYNKDTLVAAKSCGVKAIPLWAAEAFPDRMEWREWDKDLHPGDIVLTHFRGPDDWKGSMPDMIRRVMKTITAKGYAVAKLEDYV, encoded by the coding sequence ATGCGACTTGTACGACAAAAAGAAGAAAGAGGTCCCTCTGTGGATATCTCCGGAGGTGCAGGACGAAGAAGGGGCAGCATTGCGGTAGCGGTTCTGGTCGTGGCCGCGATCGCCTCGGGGTGCGCCACCCCGGAAGAGGAGACGGGCGGGCAGGGCGGGTCCGCCGTCGGCAAGGAGGGGAACGAGGGACAGGGGAGGAAGGTCGACGGCGCGGCCGGTGCGCTGCTCTCACCCGCGGAGAAGCTGCGGCGCGAGCAGGCCGAGGCGAAAGCGGCGCAGGCGGCCCGGGTGGCGGCCGCCAGGCGCTGGGGGCTGGTGCAGGTACCGCTGGCCGCGCCCGCACCGCCCCAGGTCAGACCGACGATCACGGCCCGCAGGGGCTTCGAGGTGGAGGGGCAGGTGTCGGAGGGCCTGCCGCCGGTGTTCACGACGGTGCCGGTCAAGGACAGGGTCGTGTTCCTGACCATCGACGACGGGGCGGAGAAGGACCCCGAACTGATCCGGATGATGGACGAGCTGAAGATCCCGTACAGCTCCTTCCTCTCCGACTACCTGGTGAAGGAGGACTACGGCTACTTCAAGAAGATGCAGGACAAGGGCGTCGCCCTGCACAACCACACCCTCAACCACCGGTACCTGCCCGGCCTTTCGTACAAGCAGCAGAAGCGCGAGATCTGCGGCCAGCAGTCCAACATCGAGAAGCGCTACGGCAAGCGGCCCCCGCTCTTCCGCCCGCCGTACGGCAACTACAACAAGGACACCCTCGTCGCCGCGAAGTCGTGCGGAGTGAAGGCGATCCCGCTGTGGGCGGCGGAGGCGTTCCCCGACCGGATGGAGTGGCGGGAGTGGGACAAGGACCTGCACCCGGGTGACATCGTCCTCACGCACTTCCGGGGGCCGGACGACTGGAAGGGCTCCATGCCCGACATGATTCGCCGGGTCATGAAGACCATCACCGCGAAGGGCTACGCGGTGGCCAAGCTGGAGGACTACGTCTGA
- the alr gene encoding alanine racemase produces the protein MTQSVTQSATQAPPMRARAEIDLAALRANVGTIRARAPHAALMAVVKSDAYGHGALPCARAALQAGATWLGTATPQEALALRAGGITEADARVMCWLWTPGDPWGEGIEAGLDLGISGLWALREVTDAARALGRTARIQLKADTGLGRNGCQPGDWPELVAAARAAEEAGHVKVTGLWSHFACADEPGHPSIDLQLTAFREMVAYAQGQGLDPEVRHLANSPATLTLPHAHFDLVRTGIAMYGVSPSPELGTSADLGLRPVMTLAASVALVKEVPAGHGVSYGHHYVTERDTTLGLIPVGYADGIPRNASGRGPVLVGDRWRRARGRIAMDQFVVDLGGETVEAGAEAILFGPGDRGEPTAEDWARAADTIAYEIVTRIGKRIPRVHVNEDPSHDR, from the coding sequence ATGACCCAGTCGGTGACCCAGTCGGCGACGCAGGCCCCCCCGATGCGGGCCCGCGCCGAGATCGACCTCGCCGCCCTGCGCGCCAACGTCGGTACGATCCGTGCCCGCGCCCCGCACGCCGCGCTGATGGCCGTCGTGAAGTCCGACGCGTACGGGCACGGGGCGCTGCCGTGCGCCCGCGCCGCTCTCCAGGCCGGTGCGACCTGGCTCGGCACGGCGACCCCGCAGGAGGCGCTCGCCCTGCGCGCCGGGGGGATCACCGAGGCGGACGCCCGCGTCATGTGCTGGCTGTGGACCCCGGGCGACCCGTGGGGCGAGGGCATCGAAGCCGGTCTCGACCTGGGGATCAGCGGGCTCTGGGCGCTCCGCGAGGTCACCGACGCCGCCCGCGCTCTCGGCCGTACGGCGAGGATCCAGCTCAAGGCCGACACCGGTCTCGGCCGCAACGGCTGCCAGCCGGGCGACTGGCCCGAACTGGTCGCCGCCGCCCGCGCCGCCGAGGAGGCGGGCCACGTCAAGGTCACCGGGCTGTGGTCGCACTTCGCGTGCGCGGACGAGCCGGGGCATCCGTCGATCGACCTCCAGCTCACGGCGTTCCGCGAGATGGTCGCGTACGCCCAGGGGCAGGGACTCGACCCCGAGGTGCGCCACCTCGCCAACTCCCCGGCCACGCTGACCCTCCCGCACGCCCACTTCGACCTGGTGCGCACCGGCATCGCGATGTACGGGGTGTCCCCGAGCCCCGAACTGGGCACGTCAGCCGACCTCGGGCTGCGCCCGGTGATGACGCTGGCCGCGTCCGTCGCCCTGGTCAAGGAGGTCCCCGCAGGGCACGGCGTCAGCTACGGCCACCACTACGTCACCGAGCGGGACACCACCCTCGGCCTGATCCCCGTCGGGTACGCGGACGGGATCCCGCGCAACGCGTCGGGGCGCGGCCCCGTGCTGGTCGGCGACCGGTGGCGGCGGGCCAGGGGCCGGATCGCCATGGACCAGTTCGTGGTGGACCTCGGCGGGGAGACGGTCGAGGCGGGGGCGGAGGCGATCCTGTTCGGCCCCGGCGACCGGGGCGAGCCGACCGCGGAGGACTGGGCGCGGGCCGCCGACACCATCGCGTACGAAATCGTCACGCGCATCGGCAAGCGCATTCCCCGCGTCCATGTGAATGAGGACCCGTCGCACGACCGGTAG
- the tsaD gene encoding tRNA (adenosine(37)-N6)-threonylcarbamoyltransferase complex transferase subunit TsaD, producing MNLVSGIDEPLVLGIETSCDETGVGIVRGTTLLADAVASSVDTHARFGGVVPEIASRAHLEAMVPTIQRALKDAGIAASDLDGIAVTAGPGLAGALLVGTTAAKAYAYALGKPLYGVNHLASHICVDQLEHGKLPEPTMALLVSGGHSSLLLAPDITSDVRPLGATIDDAAGEAFDKIARVLHLGFPGGPVIDRLAREGDPKAIHFPRGLTGSRDPAYDFSFSGLKTSVARWIEAKRNAGEEVPVRDVAASFQEAVVDVLTRKAVRACKDEGVDHLMIGGGVAANSRLRALAQERCDKAGITLRVPRPGLCTDNGAMVAALGAEMVARNRPASDWDLSADSSLPVTEPHVPGHGHDEGHGHGHGHGHGHGHAHDHDHVHEISKDNLYS from the coding sequence ATGAACCTTGTCAGCGGTATCGACGAGCCTTTGGTCCTCGGCATCGAGACCTCCTGCGACGAGACGGGCGTCGGCATCGTGCGCGGCACGACGCTGCTCGCCGACGCGGTCGCCTCCAGCGTGGACACGCACGCCAGGTTCGGCGGAGTCGTCCCCGAGATCGCCTCCCGCGCCCACCTCGAAGCGATGGTCCCCACCATCCAGCGGGCCCTGAAGGACGCCGGAATCGCCGCCTCCGACCTGGACGGCATCGCCGTCACCGCAGGTCCGGGCCTCGCGGGCGCGCTGCTGGTGGGCACGACCGCCGCCAAGGCGTACGCGTACGCCCTGGGGAAGCCCCTGTACGGCGTCAACCACCTGGCCTCGCACATCTGCGTCGACCAGCTGGAGCACGGCAAGCTGCCCGAGCCGACCATGGCGCTGCTGGTCAGTGGCGGTCACTCGTCGCTGCTGCTCGCCCCGGACATCACCTCCGACGTACGTCCGCTCGGCGCGACGATCGACGACGCGGCGGGCGAGGCGTTCGACAAGATCGCCCGCGTGCTGCACCTCGGCTTCCCCGGCGGTCCGGTCATCGACCGGCTCGCGCGCGAGGGCGACCCGAAGGCGATCCACTTCCCGCGCGGCCTGACGGGTTCGCGCGACCCGGCGTACGACTTCTCCTTCTCCGGCCTGAAGACCTCCGTGGCCCGCTGGATCGAGGCCAAGCGGAACGCGGGCGAGGAGGTTCCGGTGCGGGACGTCGCCGCGTCCTTCCAGGAGGCGGTCGTCGACGTGCTGACCAGGAAGGCCGTACGCGCCTGCAAGGACGAGGGCGTCGATCATCTGATGATCGGCGGCGGTGTGGCCGCGAACTCCCGGCTGCGGGCGCTCGCGCAGGAGCGCTGTGACAAGGCGGGCATCACGCTGCGCGTTCCTCGGCCCGGACTGTGCACGGACAACGGGGCGATGGTCGCGGCGCTCGGTGCGGAGATGGTGGCCAGGAACCGGCCCGCCTCCGACTGGGACCTGTCGGCGGACTCCTCGCTTCCGGTGACGGAGCCGCACGTGCCGGGGCACGGCCACGATGAGGGCCACGGCCACGGCCACGGCCACGGTCATGGTCATGGTCACGCGCACGACCACGATCACGTCCACGAGATCAGCAAGGACAACCTCTACTCATGA
- the tsaE gene encoding tRNA (adenosine(37)-N6)-threonylcarbamoyltransferase complex ATPase subunit type 1 TsaE, producing MDVPHSSGAAENGPVITSHSLTVTSPAAMGELGRALAKLLRPGDLVMLTGELGAGKTTLTRGLGEGLGVRGAVTSPTFVIARVHPPLGDGPALVHVDAYRLGGGLDEMEDLDLDVSLPESVIVVEWGDGKVEELSDDRLHVVIDRATGDTDDDVRKVRLDGIGGRWADAGLADLADLSAPGA from the coding sequence ATGGACGTACCGCACAGCAGCGGGGCCGCTGAGAACGGCCCGGTCATCACCTCTCACTCCCTCACCGTCACCTCCCCCGCCGCCATGGGGGAGCTGGGGCGCGCGCTCGCGAAGCTGCTGCGGCCCGGCGACCTCGTGATGCTCACCGGCGAACTCGGCGCGGGCAAGACCACCCTGACCCGCGGCCTCGGCGAGGGCCTCGGCGTGCGCGGGGCTGTCACCTCGCCGACCTTCGTCATCGCCCGGGTGCACCCGCCGCTGGGCGACGGGCCCGCGCTGGTGCACGTCGACGCGTACCGCCTCGGCGGTGGCCTGGACGAGATGGAGGACCTCGACCTGGACGTGTCGCTGCCCGAGTCGGTGATCGTCGTGGAGTGGGGCGACGGCAAGGTCGAGGAGCTCTCCGACGACCGGCTGCACGTGGTGATCGACCGCGCGACGGGCGACACCGACGACGACGTACGGAAGGTACGGCTGGACGGCATCGGCGGGCGCTGGGCGGACGCGGGCCTGGCGGATCTGGCGGACCTGTCGGCACCGGGAGCCTGA